In Planococcus shixiaomingii, the DNA window GGAAATCCTTCAGGATATACCTTAAAAGGTGTATCGATGTTAAGGCCCATGATTTCCCAGTGCCCTGTCATTGTATCTTTTCCGACAGAAGCTTCCTGCAATTTGCCGTAATAAGCTGCTGGAGTTTCAGCCGCCGGCACTCCTTTGATCGGTTTAATGTTGCTTAAACCGAGCTTTGCCATATTCGGCATTGATAATCCGCCGAGAGTTTCGGCAATATGGCCAAGTGTATCGGATCCTGTGTCGCCAAAGGCTTCAGCATCTGGAGCTTCTCCAATTCCTACTGAATCTAGGACGATTAAATGTATGCGTTCAAAAGGTTTGTTAGTCATATTCTATTCCTCCTTATTTACGTTCTTATCGTACCACAAAGCCGCGTATTGTCGGAAGTCTGACGTCTCTTTTAAGCTCGTGGATGAAATTGGGAATATACGTCTTTTAGACGGGTTTTGCTGACATGCGTATAGATTTGAGTGGTCGAAATATCGGCATGCCCCAACATTTCTTGAACCGCTCTAAGATCCGCCCCATTCTCAATTAAGTGTGTGGCGAATGAGTGCCTCAATGTATGGGGTGTCAATTCTTTTTGAATTCCTGCTTTTTGGGCATGCTGCTTCAACAATTTCCAGAATCCTTGGCGCGTCAGCCGCTTGCCTCGTTGGTTGATGAACATCGCATCGGTTTTCTCGCCTGGCTTCAGCAAGTTGTGACGGGCATTTTCCAAATATGTTTTGCATGCCGTTAAAGCGGATTTTCCGAGCGGAATTATGCGTTCTTTTCCGCCTTTGCCGAAACAACGGACAAAGCCCATCGTCAAATTAACATCTTCAACATCCAGATTGATGCATTCGCTGACGCGCATTCCGCTGGCATACAACAATTCGAGCATTGCTTGGTCTCTAATGCCGTTCGCTTTGTCGACTGCAGGTGCCTGCATAAGCGCATCCACTTCTTCAATCGACAGAACGTTCGGCAGCTTTTTATCCATTTGCGGCATCTCCAGGTGAACCGTTGGATCATTGTCCACCACCCGTTCGCGAATCAGAAATTGGTGGAACGATCGGATCGAAGAAATGTGCCTCGCTACAGTCCGCGACGTTTTTGTAGTTTCTTTTAAATGGCGAAGATGATTTAAAATATGTATGCGCTCCACTTTGCGCAGCGAATCGAGTTGTTCCACTTCTTTCAAGTATTGAATATAGCTTTTCAAATCCCGTTCATAAGATACAAGCGTATTTGCAGCAAGCTGCCGTTCTACCCGAAGAAAATGAAGGTAATCGTCTAGTGCGTCTTTCGCGTATTTCATCGAACTCCTCCTTTATTCGCAAATCATTGATTTAATAAACTTGTTGATTGCTATTTCAGTTAGATTCATTCTACTCCACTTACTCATTTAATATCGAGTAAAATAGCGTGCATTCCTGATAACCAGTGGAGTTGTTTTGCGGAATATCAACAGGTAAGAATAATTAGTTCAACTTCTATAACAACGT includes these proteins:
- the xerD gene encoding site-specific tyrosine recombinase XerD, with product MKYAKDALDDYLHFLRVERQLAANTLVSYERDLKSYIQYLKEVEQLDSLRKVERIHILNHLRHLKETTKTSRTVARHISSIRSFHQFLIRERVVDNDPTVHLEMPQMDKKLPNVLSIEEVDALMQAPAVDKANGIRDQAMLELLYASGMRVSECINLDVEDVNLTMGFVRCFGKGGKERIIPLGKSALTACKTYLENARHNLLKPGEKTDAMFINQRGKRLTRQGFWKLLKQHAQKAGIQKELTPHTLRHSFATHLIENGADLRAVQEMLGHADISTTQIYTHVSKTRLKDVYSQFHPRA